GAAGTATATATACTAGTACAAGTCTTCCAAAAAAGCCTAGTCACATATATTGCTGGTTTCGTACGTGTACCGCTTGTCATATATAGCTGTAAACATACAATTAGTTGTTCAAACTTTGATGAGAACTCCGACGCTGCACGCTAGCTTGTTTTAGTAGCATGTAAAATCGTTAGAACGAAAGGAAGCATATATAATGTCACATCACGTACTTTTTGGTGGAGCTGTAGACGGTGTACAGAGGGAAGGACGGGACGGCCACCGTGGAGCCCGAGCCAACGTTAACGATGGCACCCCTCCGGCGCGCCAGCATCCTCGGCAGCACCGCGGCCGTGACCTCGGTGAGCCCCCACAGGTTCACCCGTATCATCCGCACAAACCGCTCGATGTCCGCCTCGTGCAGGTACACCGCGCCAGGCGTGTTCACCGCCGCGTTGTTCACCAGCATCCCCACGTCCAGCCCCTCGATCGCCTCCCGCAGCCGCCGGATCGCCGCGTCGCCTGCCAGGCATGCAATTCAGACGCCGACGGTGTTGTGTGGATCTCATGCATGCATCGTCTCACCTTCACGGGTGGCGACGAGGGAGAGGTCTAGAACCACCGTCTTTATCTTCACGGGGTGGAGGGACTTGATGGCGTCGGAGGTCTCCCGGAGGTTGTCGGCGTTGAGGTCGAGGAGGACGAGGTTGAGGCCCCGTCGCGCGAGCTCCATGGCCATGGACCGGCCGAGCCCGGAAGTCGGGCCAGTGACGATGGCCCATGAGCCGTAGCGGTGGAGGTCCTTCGGACGGCGCAGGCAGGCGAGGGGGCGGCCGCAGATGGCGGCGATGTACAGCGCACCAAGGCACGCTAGTGAGACGAACCAGACAGGCACGTCCTCCAGTATCTCTGTTTCTGCTTGTGCTTCTGCTTCTTGCTAGCTCCTGCACTGCAGGGGTACCCAGCAGATGCCACTATGACTGTGTAGTGGTGCACTGGCGGCAAGAGGAAGCCATCCATATATCGACCATGCAATATGTGGGTGGCATTTGCAGTACTGTCCGTTTATGTGCCCGTATGGACGACTGTAGCTCGTAGCTACCAGCTCTCCAACTAACTGATAGGGCTAAGCTATTAATTAATTCCTCATTCATAGGGGCGGAGAGTACTCTGTTGAACTTTAGAGTAAAATGCATGGTTGGCCTATCAACTTGTCTACTTATATCAATTAGGTCCTCTAACTTTGAATTTTCATTTCTGAGTCCAAAACATTTTTAAGTGGTGCACAAATAGTCTATACTGGTCCGTTTTTGTGTTTATAACAGTCGACTGTACAACCTAGCCGATAACTTGGAGAAGAGGTCACGTGTAGCAAAGCTCGTGTGAGCAGTGGACTGGTCGGtctttttagcaaaaaaaaacaacaacttgTTTTTCCTTCGTATTCCCTATAGGGGAGGCCCTCCCTCTCTCCGTCCCCATGTTCTTCTCTCCCATAGGCAacttggcggtggtggtggaggcagaTCCTTGGCAAGCGACTTCATGTCGTCTGCAGTCAGTGGCGGAGCTCGTCAATTTTCACACCTAGGGCCGCTATCCAAGGACATATGTATACATGTGAACATTTTGCAAGCCATTTGCATTACTAGCTAATTCTTCTACTAGTTTTGATTGTGCCTATACAGAATGTTAATTTCATGACAGTGGTTGTATAACTGGTTAAGcatataagaaaaaaaatattccATGCCTTAGTCCTCTTTATTGTGTAATTCTACAACTCTCCAAAAATCCAGAAACACACGATAAGTGTCTTGAGGATCCCTGGATCCGGAAATCCAAGTTCCAACTTAAAATGGAGCGTGGATTTGGGGTTTGGGATGAGGAATTTACTTGCTACCGTTGGagtgctgcctgcctgcctctttAGTCTATGGTCTCTATTGCTGTTTGCTGACG
The nucleotide sequence above comes from Miscanthus floridulus cultivar M001 chromosome 18, ASM1932011v1, whole genome shotgun sequence. Encoded proteins:
- the LOC136520991 gene encoding very-long-chain 3-oxoacyl-CoA reductase-like protein At1g24470 — translated: MAMELARRGLNLVLLDLNADNLRETSDAIKSLHPVKIKTVVLDLSLVATREGDAAIRRLREAIEGLDVGMLVNNAAVNTPGAVYLHEADIERFVRMIRVNLWGLTEVTAAVLPRMLARRRGAIVNVGSGSTVAVPSFPLYTVYSSTKKYVAQLSRSLYVEYKSKGIDVQYQVPFYVHTRMLSSAVKAKLRPWFVATADEYTSTAARWIGNGPLCVPGAAQKLQWCLTGFVPDWIHDWYRIRLHLQHRAVLRGGGRRAVIANNAHPRGEQAGTPPNANASVAVGPNISG